The following proteins come from a genomic window of Frankia casuarinae:
- a CDS encoding AAA domain-containing protein, with product MTTQTAGPERHAALADRCHRLVRFLHEVAAARSGRIRTIEEHPLTVWLADIPAGVPLSEHAGAGEVLLTAPAATVLPPPPPPPAILAGQIVLPDAAGADPDQPPVWNGAAAEQTAAEQTAAAAAYQAWLPRWQLWATRARVDAERRNLHNTLHAVAARVAQEGDALELVLATGLLTWQPPGGPTVREHLLTTRLTCDIDPVTSDIRVRVPAGATTRLADGPLLDGIAGFRRERTNALHERLRGRPSAPLGPDDIRLLRDWLALALDVPTDGFEPDLAPPAPDSASRPRVTFAPAFVLRTRDQAALLTYYERMLDVLRGDGPPPLGLVQLVETLDAADRLAWLEAEGATSGAELGADPLLPLPASPEQARVLERLRHDNGVVVEGPPGTGKTHTIANLVCALLAEGQRVLVTSQKSQALRVLREKLPPDLQRLCVSFTDTEEARDAPVDQAGNAGADLDGRPDAVFDPAPAGAEDEADELGGIGVGSPELAASVSALAAEKATYHPEALDRRIVRAAARRQEAIRARDVLADRARALRLAEHTVHPDSEVAAGWGGTRASIAARVRAEADASRWLPRPVPRSAAATTTARTTATGSGSVGPAPVPPPLTDAEALELHALLRSGQVRSGQVRSGQDVGADRSAGPVVEMSRFLPAERFADLVATARAADEAVRLARAAVRPATRGLLDTLAAVDPAVVSLDPLQQAVASLSRALEELDGRGQRSNRRHWVPAALDDALAGRDRVLWAKVAAATPMIAEATRHVTELGLHAVALPTSASPDGSASAADAGSPADPGFDPAALLARGEALREYLDAGGELRRRFRPKVQKEADTLLTRTLVDGVAPTTPELLDLVLVRLRAEVAVEAATRGWVLVGIAPRPTDPFEVRLSRLVEAQEAVTEIQAIVAARNRVVAILEDIVPGRAPAMDSAERVRDLAAVMAALRPMAAATDAERALGELREGYAGLATAAGTPSEVAELAGAVAARNVAAYTRTRAALATTMAAREVALRRDELLGRLRAAHPDLADLLVSTAGATRPNGAEIWPARLAAFTTAWSWAVAASWLTATAPGAATAPGGPAGPPVDLDAELDAAEDMVAAATAELAGARAWKHCLERMGAEQSAALRAYADAVAASGTFGGRHAERFRQAAREAMEIAQTAVPAWVMPIREVLSTIPAVRDSFDVVIVDEGSQAGLDSLFLLWLAPRVIVVGDDRQCTPPVEVTDELDRVFDRLEALLPEVPAWLRVGFTPRSSLFTLLRTRFGEVIRLREHFRCMPEIIEWSSAMFYRDAPLLPLRQFGADRLPPLVARFVPHGFTTDAGLGPRNPAEADALVAQVLSCAEDPRYARLSFGVVVPQGTAQAALIRDQLADRMSAAEHQRRRLRVGVPADFQGDERDVVFLSLVVAPDSRITPLTRLEYQRRFNVAASRARDQVWLFHSVPVTNLDPRDLRHNYLSYVLSTTHPAAGGRGEEPPALAEVPTNRPHPAFGSLFEQRVFREIVGRGYLVTPQVEINGRRVDLVVSGGRARLAVECDGDVGSGPDEIAHEFARERELRRAGWRFWRVRQSEFELDADAALASLWPRLARAGIAPVNTGARGLRDEAATGLPRVEHSTVRASADEALHRWRPIALSDLEGLDDAPPDADPRGSARDSAPALRRGTGTAPGAGGGDCSPRAERVGQAGGPVTPSGSNGAGRTSGS from the coding sequence ATGACGACGCAGACCGCCGGCCCCGAGCGGCATGCCGCCCTCGCGGACCGCTGTCACCGGCTGGTGCGGTTCCTCCATGAGGTCGCGGCGGCCCGGTCGGGCCGGATCCGGACCATCGAGGAGCATCCGCTCACGGTGTGGCTCGCCGACATCCCGGCCGGCGTGCCGCTGTCCGAGCACGCCGGGGCCGGCGAGGTGCTGCTGACCGCCCCCGCCGCCACCGTCCTACCCCCACCGCCGCCACCGCCCGCGATCCTCGCCGGCCAGATCGTGCTGCCCGACGCGGCCGGCGCCGATCCCGACCAGCCGCCGGTGTGGAACGGCGCCGCCGCCGAGCAGACCGCCGCCGAGCAGACCGCCGCGGCGGCGGCCTACCAGGCCTGGTTGCCGCGATGGCAGCTCTGGGCGACACGCGCGCGCGTTGACGCGGAGCGACGCAATCTGCACAACACGCTGCACGCGGTCGCGGCCCGGGTGGCCCAGGAGGGTGACGCGCTGGAACTCGTGCTGGCGACCGGCCTGCTGACCTGGCAGCCACCGGGCGGCCCCACCGTCCGCGAGCACCTGCTGACCACCCGGCTGACCTGCGACATCGACCCGGTCACCTCCGATATCAGGGTGCGGGTCCCGGCGGGGGCCACCACGCGCCTCGCCGACGGCCCGCTACTCGACGGCATCGCCGGCTTCCGCCGGGAACGGACGAACGCGCTGCACGAGCGCCTGCGGGGACGACCGTCGGCGCCACTGGGTCCGGACGACATCCGGCTGCTGCGGGACTGGCTGGCGCTGGCGCTCGACGTGCCGACGGACGGCTTCGAACCCGACCTCGCGCCGCCCGCGCCCGACAGCGCGTCACGCCCGCGGGTGACCTTCGCCCCGGCCTTCGTCCTGCGCACCCGTGACCAGGCCGCCCTGCTGACCTACTACGAGCGGATGCTCGACGTCCTGCGGGGTGACGGACCTCCGCCGCTCGGCCTCGTCCAGCTGGTGGAGACCCTCGACGCCGCCGACCGGTTGGCCTGGCTCGAGGCAGAGGGAGCGACGAGCGGCGCCGAACTCGGTGCGGACCCGCTGCTCCCGCTCCCGGCCAGTCCCGAGCAGGCCCGGGTGCTGGAGCGGCTTCGCCACGACAACGGCGTCGTCGTCGAGGGCCCGCCCGGCACCGGCAAGACGCACACGATCGCCAACCTGGTCTGCGCCTTGCTGGCGGAGGGGCAACGGGTTCTGGTCACCAGCCAGAAGTCGCAAGCCCTGCGGGTCCTGCGGGAGAAACTGCCCCCGGACCTGCAGCGGCTGTGCGTGTCGTTCACCGATACCGAGGAGGCGCGCGACGCACCGGTCGACCAGGCCGGGAACGCGGGGGCGGACCTGGACGGCCGGCCCGACGCAGTCTTCGACCCCGCCCCGGCCGGGGCCGAAGACGAAGCGGACGAGCTTGGCGGCATCGGCGTGGGTTCCCCCGAGCTCGCCGCGAGCGTGAGCGCCCTGGCCGCGGAGAAGGCCACCTATCACCCCGAGGCGCTCGACCGGCGGATCGTGCGGGCCGCCGCGCGCCGGCAGGAGGCGATCCGCGCCCGCGATGTCCTGGCGGACCGGGCCCGCGCCCTGCGGTTGGCCGAGCACACGGTGCATCCGGACAGCGAGGTGGCCGCGGGCTGGGGCGGGACGCGGGCGAGCATCGCGGCGCGGGTCCGGGCCGAGGCCGACGCGTCGCGGTGGCTGCCGCGGCCCGTGCCCCGGAGCGCGGCAGCCACCACCACCGCGAGGACCACGGCGACGGGGTCCGGGTCTGTCGGCCCTGCGCCGGTTCCCCCGCCGTTGACCGACGCCGAGGCGCTGGAGCTCCACGCCCTGCTGCGATCCGGTCAGGTGCGATCCGGTCAGGTGCGATCCGGTCAGGACGTCGGCGCGGACCGGTCCGCCGGCCCGGTGGTCGAGATGAGCCGATTCCTACCCGCCGAGCGGTTCGCGGACCTGGTGGCCACCGCCCGCGCGGCCGACGAGGCGGTCCGCCTTGCCCGCGCGGCCGTCCGTCCCGCGACCCGGGGTCTCCTCGACACGCTCGCCGCCGTCGATCCCGCGGTGGTCTCCCTCGATCCGCTACAGCAGGCGGTCGCCAGCCTCTCCCGCGCGCTCGAGGAGCTCGACGGGCGCGGGCAGCGGTCGAACAGACGGCACTGGGTTCCGGCGGCCCTCGACGACGCCCTCGCCGGCCGGGACCGGGTCCTCTGGGCGAAGGTGGCCGCGGCCACGCCGATGATCGCCGAGGCGACGCGGCACGTGACCGAGCTCGGTCTGCACGCGGTCGCCCTTCCGACCTCCGCCTCCCCGGACGGCTCCGCCTCGGCGGCCGACGCCGGCTCCCCGGCGGATCCGGGCTTCGACCCCGCCGCCCTGCTCGCCCGGGGGGAGGCGCTGCGCGAGTACCTCGACGCCGGGGGCGAGCTACGGCGCAGGTTCCGGCCGAAGGTCCAGAAGGAGGCGGACACGCTGCTGACCCGGACGCTGGTGGACGGCGTCGCGCCGACCACCCCGGAGCTGCTCGATCTCGTGCTCGTCCGGCTCCGGGCGGAGGTCGCGGTCGAGGCCGCGACCCGCGGATGGGTCCTGGTCGGGATCGCGCCGCGGCCCACCGATCCCTTCGAGGTACGCCTGTCCCGGCTGGTTGAGGCGCAGGAGGCCGTCACGGAGATCCAGGCGATCGTGGCGGCGCGGAACCGGGTCGTGGCAATCCTGGAGGACATCGTGCCCGGCCGGGCACCGGCGATGGACTCCGCCGAGCGCGTCCGGGATCTCGCGGCCGTCATGGCCGCGCTGCGCCCGATGGCAGCCGCCACCGACGCCGAGCGGGCGCTGGGGGAACTGCGGGAGGGCTACGCCGGGCTTGCCACCGCGGCGGGCACGCCGTCCGAGGTCGCCGAGCTGGCCGGCGCGGTAGCGGCCCGCAATGTGGCCGCGTACACGCGGACCCGGGCCGCGCTCGCCACCACCATGGCTGCCCGGGAGGTGGCGCTGCGCCGGGACGAGCTGCTCGGCCGGCTGCGCGCGGCGCATCCCGACCTCGCCGATCTCCTCGTCTCGACGGCCGGCGCGACCCGGCCCAATGGAGCGGAGATCTGGCCGGCCAGGCTCGCGGCGTTCACGACCGCCTGGTCCTGGGCGGTGGCCGCGAGCTGGCTGACCGCCACGGCCCCCGGCGCCGCCACGGCCCCCGGCGGCCCGGCTGGACCACCTGTCGATCTGGACGCCGAGCTGGACGCGGCGGAGGACATGGTCGCCGCGGCCACCGCGGAGCTGGCCGGCGCCCGCGCGTGGAAACACTGCCTCGAACGGATGGGCGCCGAGCAGTCGGCCGCGCTGCGCGCCTATGCCGACGCGGTGGCGGCCAGCGGCACCTTCGGCGGCCGCCACGCCGAGCGTTTCCGCCAGGCCGCCCGGGAGGCGATGGAGATCGCCCAGACGGCGGTGCCGGCCTGGGTCATGCCGATCCGGGAGGTGCTGTCGACGATCCCGGCGGTGCGCGACAGCTTCGACGTCGTGATCGTCGACGAAGGCAGTCAGGCCGGGCTCGACAGCCTGTTCCTGCTCTGGCTCGCCCCACGGGTGATCGTCGTGGGCGACGACCGGCAGTGCACGCCGCCGGTGGAGGTCACGGACGAGCTCGACCGGGTCTTCGACCGGCTGGAGGCCCTGCTGCCGGAGGTGCCGGCGTGGCTACGCGTCGGGTTCACCCCCCGGTCGAGCCTGTTCACGCTGTTGCGAACCCGCTTCGGCGAGGTGATCCGGCTGCGGGAGCACTTCCGGTGCATGCCGGAGATCATCGAGTGGTCGTCGGCCATGTTCTACCGGGACGCGCCGCTGCTTCCCCTGCGCCAGTTTGGCGCCGACCGGCTGCCGCCGCTGGTGGCCCGGTTCGTTCCCCACGGTTTCACCACGGACGCGGGCCTCGGTCCACGCAATCCGGCCGAGGCCGATGCCCTGGTCGCACAGGTGCTCTCCTGCGCCGAGGATCCCCGGTACGCCCGGCTCTCCTTCGGCGTCGTCGTCCCACAGGGCACCGCACAGGCGGCGCTGATCCGCGACCAGCTGGCCGACCGGATGTCCGCCGCCGAGCACCAGCGTCGACGGCTGCGGGTGGGCGTCCCCGCCGACTTCCAGGGTGACGAGCGCGACGTCGTCTTCCTGTCCCTGGTGGTGGCGCCCGACTCGCGCATCACCCCGCTGACCCGGCTGGAGTACCAGCGGCGGTTCAACGTCGCGGCCTCCCGGGCCCGCGACCAGGTCTGGCTGTTCCACTCCGTACCGGTCACCAATCTTGACCCTCGCGATCTGCGGCACAACTATCTGAGCTACGTGCTGTCCACGACGCACCCGGCGGCCGGCGGCCGCGGCGAGGAGCCCCCGGCACTCGCCGAAGTGCCGACCAACCGTCCGCATCCGGCCTTCGGATCCCTGTTCGAACAGCGGGTCTTCCGGGAGATCGTCGGCCGCGGCTACCTGGTCACCCCGCAGGTGGAGATCAACGGTCGGCGGGTCGACCTGGTCGTCTCCGGCGGTCGGGCCCGGCTCGCCGTCGAGTGCGACGGGGACGTCGGCTCCGGTCCGGACGAGATCGCGCACGAGTTCGCCCGGGAGCGCGAGCTGCGCCGGGCGGGCTGGCGGTTCTGGCGGGTCCGCCAGTCCGAGTTCGAACTCGACGCCGACGCCGCGTTGGCCTCGTTGTGGCCGCGGCTGGCGAGGGCCGGTATCGCGCCCGTGAACACCGGGGCGCGAGGACTGCGGGACGAGGCCGCCACCGGCCTCCCCCGCGTCGAACATTCCACCGTCCGGGCGAGCGCCGACGAGGCGCTGCACCGGTGGCGGCCCATCGCCCTGTCCGATCTGGAGGGCCTCGACGACGCACCGCCGGACGCCGATCCGCGCGGTTCGGCCCGTGATTCGGCCCCTGCCCTCCGGCGAGGCACGGGCACGGCCCCGGGCGCCGGTGGGGGAGACTGCTCCCCGCGTGCCGAACGGGTCGGTCAGGCCGGCGGCCCGGTCACCCCGTCCGGTTCGAACGGCGCCGG